From one Lycium barbarum isolate Lr01 chromosome 6, ASM1917538v2, whole genome shotgun sequence genomic stretch:
- the LOC132600533 gene encoding uncharacterized protein LOC132600533 yields MRDFASCFSEYAVQVVSETTSCSSYSNTSCFPQNSSTPSTQNSVTNLYKVSLSNKKQFLITVSWSKTNVSQSLYIQFGDDPSNSFKLSTNSRTFKKKKGSKAFELFDHTKVEVFWDLCETRYNMSGGPEPIDKYYVVVTFDSEIGLILGDISEEKKFKNCNPMAKFTLISRQEHFSGNTLYSTKAQFCDNGSKHDILISCSGENEGQNHHHNHPVLSVCIDKKMVIRVKRLQWNFRGNQSIFLDGLFVDLMWDVHDWFFNPTSGSAVFMFRTRSGLESRLWLEDKDKLMHKNQDKVEFSLMIHASKST; encoded by the coding sequence atgaGGGATTTTGCTTCTTGTTTTAGTGAATATGCAGTGCAAGTAGTATCTGAAACTACTTCTTGTTCTAGTTATTCAAACACTTCTTGTTTCCCTCAAAattcttcaactccttcaacacAAAACAGTGTCACTAATTTGTACAAGGTCAGTTTGTCCAATAAAAAACAGTTCTTGATCACAGTTTCATGGTCCAAAACAAATGTGTCACAAAGTTTGTACATACAATTTGGTGATGACCCTTCAAATTCATTCAAACTTAGCACGAATTCGCGTACTTTCAAGAAGAAAAAAGGGAGTAAAGCATTTGAATTATTTGATCATACAAAGGTTGAAGTTTTCTGGGATTTGTGTGAAACTAGGTACAACATGTCTGGTGGTCCTGAACCAATTGATAAGTACTATGTTGTTGTCACGTTTGATTCAGAAATTGGCCTAATTCTTGGTGACATTTCTGAAGAAAAAAAGTTCAAGAATTGCAACCCCATGGCCAAATTTACATTAATTTCAAGACAAGAACATTTTTCAGGCAACACCCTTTATTCAACAAAGGCACAATTTTGTGACAATGGGTCAAAACATGACATTTTGATAAGTTGTAGTGGTGAAAATGAAggacaaaatcatcatcataatcatccaGTTTTATCAGTTTGTATTGATAAGAAGATGGTAATTAGGGTGAAGAGGCTACAATGGAATTTTAGGGGAAATCAGAGTATTTTCTTGGATGGTTTGTTTGTGGATCTTATGTGGGATGTTCATGATTGGTTCTTTAATCCAACCTCAGGTTCTGCTGTTTTCATGTTTAGGACAAGAAGTGGATTGGAGAGCAGATTGTGGCTAGAAGATAAAGACAAGTTGATGCACAAGAATCAAGATAAAGTTGAGTTCTCATTGATGATCCATGCCAGTAAGAGCACATGA
- the LOC132600316 gene encoding pre-mRNA-processing-splicing factor 8A-like: MLLKPDKSVVTEPRHIWPSLTDDQWMKVEVALRDLILSDYAKKNSVNTSALTQSEIRDIILGADITPPSQQRQQKAEIEKQAKEGSQLTAVTTKTTDVHGDELIVTTKSPYEQAAFGSKTDWRVRAISATNLYLRENHIYVNSEDIKETGYTYNMPKFFLKKFICTADLRTQTAGYLYACLHSGGHISRCIYLQVFHDFLTDLEPLGWMHTQPNELSQLSPQDVTSHARILENNKHWDGDKCIILTSSFTPGSCSLTAYKLTPTGYEWGRANKDTGSNSHGYLPTHYEKVQMLLSDRFLGFYMTPDNCPWNYNFLGVKHTVSMKYGVELGTPQEYYNEDHRPTHFLEYSNMEEGDTVEADREDTLHNILLLLLYRRATLYLDASQWDFFSDYVAFL; this comes from the exons ATGTTACTCAAGCCTGACAAGTCGGTCGTCACAGAGCCTCGCCACATCTGGCCTTCACTTACAGATGACCAGTGGATGAAGGTTGAGGTAGCGCTTAGAGATCTCATTCTCTCAGACTATGCAAAAAAGAACAGTGTCAATACATCAGCATTGACACAGTCTGAGATCCGTGACATTATACTTGGAGCTGATATAACTCCTCCATCGCAGCAGCGCCAACAGAAAGCTGAGATTGAGAAACAGGCCAAGGAAGGAAGTCAACTGACTGCTGTTACCACAAAGACCACTGATGTCCATGGTGATGAGTTGATTGTTACTACAAAAAGTCCCTATGAGCAAGCTGCCTTTGGCTCTAAAACAGATTGGCGTGTCAGAGCAATTTCTGCCACAAATCTCTATCTCCGTGAGAACCACATATATGTAAATTCAGAGGACATAAAGGAGACTGGATATACTTACAACATGCCGAAATTTTTTCTGAAGAAGTTCATCTGCACTGCTGATCTGCGAACACAAACTGCTGGTTACTTGTATGCC TGCCTCCACAGTGGGGGACACATCAGCAGGTGCATCTACCTTCAGGTCTTCCATGATTTTCTCACTGACTTGGAGCCTTTGGGATGGATGCATACACAACCAAATGAGCTTTCTCAGTTATCGCCACAGGATGTTACTTCACATGCTCGGATCCTGGAGAATAACAAACACTGGGATGGAGACAAGTGCATTATATTGACAAGCAGTTTCACACCGGGGTCTTGTTCGTTAACTGCATATAAGTTGACGCCTACTGGGTATGAATGGGGACGTGCTAACAAAGATACAGGAAGCAACAGTCATGGTTACCTGCCGACTCATTACGAGAAGGTCCAGATGCTCTTGAGTGACCGATTCCTTGGCTTTTACATGACACCTGATAATTGTCCATGGAATTACAACTTCTTGGGAGTGAAGCACACTGTTAGCATGAAGTACGGAGTGGAGTTAGGTACACCTCAGGAGTACTACAATGAGGATCACAGACCAACACATTTCCTGGAATACAgcaatatggaggaaggcgacaCTGTTGAGGCAGATCGGGAGGATACATTACATAATATACtgctattactactatatagaagagctaCACTGTATCTTGATGCTTCTCAATGGGATTTTTTTTCCGATTATGTAGCTTTCCTGTGA
- the LOC132600530 gene encoding pentatricopeptide repeat-containing protein At5g39680 isoform X1 has protein sequence MFLTSNVQRALLHVSASSLSQLNSQSLFSIEYAVKLVKKLADDGNLKLGKVVHALLIVSNHASEDHVIQNNCLINLYSRCGQLAVARQVFNRLQQRNVVSWSILMAGYLHNGLTWEVPKLFKDMISLDNLFPNEYVLSTVLSSCSSGGLLHEGRQCHALVLKSGLVFHQYVKNALLSLYTVSSDMEGVLEILKFIPGLDNITYNSVLKGLLDHGYTNEALDVFSRMLAEGSVGDSISYVNVFGLCARLKDLKLGQQVHCRMLKSGLQLDVFLSSAIMDMYGKCGEILSARYIFYSYPDHNVVSWTTILAANFQNECFEEALKLFLQMELQDVEPNGYTFAVLLNSCAGLSALGCGKTLHARVEKTGHRAFVVVGNALINMYFRSGQIEAARALFSNMICRDTVTWNLIITGFSHHGLGEDALYVFQDMLAAKEQPNYVTFIGVLLACGHLGRIEEGFYYLQHLMREIGLEPGLEHYTCVVGLLGKAGKLYEAESFMRTTPITWDVIAWRTLLNACNVHRNYDLGKRVADHLLQLNPNDVGTYILLSNMHAKVKRWDGVAKIRKLLRERNIKKEPGLSWTEIRNETHVFVSDDTQHPETAQIHEKVRKLLAEIKPLGYVPDTASVLHDVEQEQQEGYLSYHSEKLAVAYALMKTPSQAPIHIIKNLRICDDCHSALKLISKVTMRVIVVRDVNRFHSFQYGSCSCADYW, from the coding sequence ATGTTTTTGACGAGCAATGTCCAGCGCGCTCTTCTGCATGTTAGTGCGTCTTCTCTATCCCAACTGAACTCCCAGAGTCTCTTTTCCATAGAGTATGCTGTAAAGTTGGTGAAAAAGTTAGCTGATGATGGCAACTTGAAATTGGGAAAAGTTGTTCATGCGCTTCTTATTGTGTCTAATCATGCGTCAGAAGACCACGTAATTCAAAATAATTGTCTCATTAATCTCTACTCAAGGTGTGGACAACTTGCTGTTGCTCGTCAGGTATTCAACAGATTGCAGCAACGAAATGTAGTTTCTTGGAGCATTTTAATGGCAGGGTATTTGCACAATGGGTTAACTTGGGAAGTACCCAAATTGTTCAAAGACATGATTTCACTGGATAATTTATTCCCAAATGAGTATGTCTTGTCTACCGTACTTTCTTCTTGTTCCAGCGGTGGTTTGCTACACGAAGGGCGGCAGTGTCATGCGTTAGTGTTGAAATCAGGACTGGTGTTTCATCAATATGTGAAGAATGCTCTTCTATCCTTGTATACAGTGTCTTCAGATATGGAAGGGGTTCTGGAAATCTTGAAGTTTATTCCTGGATTAGACAACATTACTTATAATTCTGTTCTGAAGGGGCTCTTGGATCATGGGTATACAAATGAAGCATTGGATGTCTTCTCAAGGATGTTGGCTGAGGGCTCAGTGGGGGACAGCATTAGTTATGTGAATGTATTTGGTCTTTGTGCTCGTCTCAAGGATTTGAAATTGGGTCAGCAAGTTCACTGCAGAATGCTGAAGTCTGGTCTTCAGCTTGATGTGTTCTTAAGTAGTGCAATCATGGACATGTATGGAAAGTGTGGTGAAATTTTAAGTGCAAGATATATTTTTTATTCTTATCCTGACCATAATGTGGTGTCTTGGACGACAATTTTGGCTGCAAATTTCCAAAATGAGTGTTTTGAGGAAGCCCTGAAACTGTTCTTACAAATGGAACTTCAGGATGTTGAGCCAAATGGATACACTTTTGCAGTGTTGTTGAATTCCTGTGCGGGTCTATCAGCACTTGGGTGCGGGAAAACATTACATGCACGTGTTGAGAAGACAGGACATAGAGCTTTTGTTGTAGTTGGGAATGCTTTGATCAATATGTATTTTAGGAGTGGCCAAATTGAAGCCGCCAGGGCTTTATTTTCAAACATGATATGTCGAGATACTGTTACTTGGAATTTGATAATAACAGGTTTCTCTCATCATGGGCTTGGTGAGGATGCATTGTATGTGTTTCAGGACATGTTAGCTGCCAAAGAACAACCAAACTATGTCACCTTTATCGGGGTTCTTTTGGCTTGTGGACATTTGGGTAGGATAGAAGAAGGATTTTACTACTTGCAGCATCTAATGAGGGAGATTGGCCTTGAACCTGGGTTAGAGCACTATACCTGTGTTGTAGGGCTCTTAGGTAAAGCTGGAAAACTTTATGAGGCTGAGAGTTTCATGAGGACGACGCCAATCACATGGGATGTTATTGCGTGGCGTACTTTGCTTAATGCTTGCAACGTCCACCGCAATTATGATTTAGGAAAGAGAGTGGCAGACCATTTGTTGCAATTGAACCCCAACGATGTGGGAACCTATATCTTGTTGTCCAATATGCATGCCAAGGTGAAAAGGTGGGATGGTGTAGCAAAGATTCGGAAGTTATTAAGAGAAAGGAACATAAAAAAAGAACCTGGATTGAGCTGGACTGAAATAAGAAATGAAACTCATGTGTTCGTTTCTGATGACACTCAACACCCAGAGACCGCTCAAATCCATGAGAAGGTGAGAAAATTGTTGGCTGAAATAAAACCATTGGGTTATGTTCCAGACACGGCTTCTGTCCTGCATGACGTTGAGCAAGAACAACAAGAGGGTTATCTTAGTTACCACAGCGAAAAGCTGGCTGTAGCATATGCTCTCATGAAAACACCTTCCCAAGCGCCAATTCATATTATTAAGAATCTCAGAATATGTGATGATTGCCATTCTGCTTTGAAGCTTATCTCGAAGGTCACCATGAGAGTGATAGTTGTAAGAGATGTCAATCGGTTCCATAGTTTTCAATATGGGTCCTGTTCGTGTGCAGATTACTGGTGA
- the LOC132600530 gene encoding pentatricopeptide repeat-containing protein At5g39680 isoform X2, with product MAGYLHNGLTWEVPKLFKDMISLDNLFPNEYVLSTVLSSCSSGGLLHEGRQCHALVLKSGLVFHQYVKNALLSLYTVSSDMEGVLEILKFIPGLDNITYNSVLKGLLDHGYTNEALDVFSRMLAEGSVGDSISYVNVFGLCARLKDLKLGQQVHCRMLKSGLQLDVFLSSAIMDMYGKCGEILSARYIFYSYPDHNVVSWTTILAANFQNECFEEALKLFLQMELQDVEPNGYTFAVLLNSCAGLSALGCGKTLHARVEKTGHRAFVVVGNALINMYFRSGQIEAARALFSNMICRDTVTWNLIITGFSHHGLGEDALYVFQDMLAAKEQPNYVTFIGVLLACGHLGRIEEGFYYLQHLMREIGLEPGLEHYTCVVGLLGKAGKLYEAESFMRTTPITWDVIAWRTLLNACNVHRNYDLGKRVADHLLQLNPNDVGTYILLSNMHAKVKRWDGVAKIRKLLRERNIKKEPGLSWTEIRNETHVFVSDDTQHPETAQIHEKVRKLLAEIKPLGYVPDTASVLHDVEQEQQEGYLSYHSEKLAVAYALMKTPSQAPIHIIKNLRICDDCHSALKLISKVTMRVIVVRDVNRFHSFQYGSCSCADYW from the coding sequence ATGGCAGGGTATTTGCACAATGGGTTAACTTGGGAAGTACCCAAATTGTTCAAAGACATGATTTCACTGGATAATTTATTCCCAAATGAGTATGTCTTGTCTACCGTACTTTCTTCTTGTTCCAGCGGTGGTTTGCTACACGAAGGGCGGCAGTGTCATGCGTTAGTGTTGAAATCAGGACTGGTGTTTCATCAATATGTGAAGAATGCTCTTCTATCCTTGTATACAGTGTCTTCAGATATGGAAGGGGTTCTGGAAATCTTGAAGTTTATTCCTGGATTAGACAACATTACTTATAATTCTGTTCTGAAGGGGCTCTTGGATCATGGGTATACAAATGAAGCATTGGATGTCTTCTCAAGGATGTTGGCTGAGGGCTCAGTGGGGGACAGCATTAGTTATGTGAATGTATTTGGTCTTTGTGCTCGTCTCAAGGATTTGAAATTGGGTCAGCAAGTTCACTGCAGAATGCTGAAGTCTGGTCTTCAGCTTGATGTGTTCTTAAGTAGTGCAATCATGGACATGTATGGAAAGTGTGGTGAAATTTTAAGTGCAAGATATATTTTTTATTCTTATCCTGACCATAATGTGGTGTCTTGGACGACAATTTTGGCTGCAAATTTCCAAAATGAGTGTTTTGAGGAAGCCCTGAAACTGTTCTTACAAATGGAACTTCAGGATGTTGAGCCAAATGGATACACTTTTGCAGTGTTGTTGAATTCCTGTGCGGGTCTATCAGCACTTGGGTGCGGGAAAACATTACATGCACGTGTTGAGAAGACAGGACATAGAGCTTTTGTTGTAGTTGGGAATGCTTTGATCAATATGTATTTTAGGAGTGGCCAAATTGAAGCCGCCAGGGCTTTATTTTCAAACATGATATGTCGAGATACTGTTACTTGGAATTTGATAATAACAGGTTTCTCTCATCATGGGCTTGGTGAGGATGCATTGTATGTGTTTCAGGACATGTTAGCTGCCAAAGAACAACCAAACTATGTCACCTTTATCGGGGTTCTTTTGGCTTGTGGACATTTGGGTAGGATAGAAGAAGGATTTTACTACTTGCAGCATCTAATGAGGGAGATTGGCCTTGAACCTGGGTTAGAGCACTATACCTGTGTTGTAGGGCTCTTAGGTAAAGCTGGAAAACTTTATGAGGCTGAGAGTTTCATGAGGACGACGCCAATCACATGGGATGTTATTGCGTGGCGTACTTTGCTTAATGCTTGCAACGTCCACCGCAATTATGATTTAGGAAAGAGAGTGGCAGACCATTTGTTGCAATTGAACCCCAACGATGTGGGAACCTATATCTTGTTGTCCAATATGCATGCCAAGGTGAAAAGGTGGGATGGTGTAGCAAAGATTCGGAAGTTATTAAGAGAAAGGAACATAAAAAAAGAACCTGGATTGAGCTGGACTGAAATAAGAAATGAAACTCATGTGTTCGTTTCTGATGACACTCAACACCCAGAGACCGCTCAAATCCATGAGAAGGTGAGAAAATTGTTGGCTGAAATAAAACCATTGGGTTATGTTCCAGACACGGCTTCTGTCCTGCATGACGTTGAGCAAGAACAACAAGAGGGTTATCTTAGTTACCACAGCGAAAAGCTGGCTGTAGCATATGCTCTCATGAAAACACCTTCCCAAGCGCCAATTCATATTATTAAGAATCTCAGAATATGTGATGATTGCCATTCTGCTTTGAAGCTTATCTCGAAGGTCACCATGAGAGTGATAGTTGTAAGAGATGTCAATCGGTTCCATAGTTTTCAATATGGGTCCTGTTCGTGTGCAGATTACTGGTGA